The Cottoperca gobio chromosome 15, fCotGob3.1, whole genome shotgun sequence genome segment TAATTCTGATTGAATTGTTATTTCTCAAGGAATTCCCATCTGACACCACTATTTCTTTTTTGCAATCTACAGCATCTTAATTTTGGGTAAAGGGTGTTCTTGtttctacatacagtatgtgactAACCTTATACATGTCTGAATATGTGataacaacaatgttttttagAAACTAGCTCCAGTAATGGGATCTGTTGGATGCAGGCCTTCCATTAAGAATAGCTTTCCTCCTGCTCAGGACTGGACCCAGCTGAACCTTACTTCCAGGACACTCATGCTACTGTACGCCTGGACACCAGCGACGCCGCCTTTGTGGATGTCATTCACACTGATGGACTTCCTTTCAACTCCAAACTTGGTACATATCACTGTTGATAATATTGAATGAGATTATGTTTGGTAGAATTCGATTAATGTCTTCACTTTTTCTACTTTCTAAAACTCTAGCTCAAATAAGTACTATATGTTGTAATAGTTTTACAATGTGATAATACTTACAgaaacaatgtaaaaacaatattcagtGCTTTTCAAAACAAGTATAGCCGTGTCATTAGTCTacagcataggtcttcaacagggggggTCGCGAAGTTGTTTGTAGataatgcaaaaataagataaaaaaatgaaaaacagtcGCAATGATGGCACTTCTAACACAGGCCAAAGTAAAGGCAAAAGTGAGGAATATTACATTGCAGTGACAGATGTCGACCGTGGCCAGTTAGAGGAAAGGTAATGAACTAACTAGCCAATCTATGAagttgttttggttgtttttcaaatgttaaaaataccttttctacttttattttgaagcgaGAAAAAGGAGATCTCCATAGCAACCAAAAATTAAATGGAAAGACGTAGACTTCAGTTGATTGTCATTGTCAAACAACAAAGGCCATGTTATGGCAGTACTGTAAACCAGTagtattcttttcattttcacaaaTCAGAAACTGAGTTTTAAATCATTTGTATCATTTGAACAGTCTAAGTAGAGACTGGTTGAGTCTGTGACTAAAGGCAGGCTAAACATTGagcaacaaaacagcaaaactacAACTAAAGCAGAGTAAACAGACTAAAGAACGCAACGCAAGGGAAACAAGGCAAGCAGATGTATGTCGGCCTACATCCTGCAACCAGCAGAACAGCAACTGTTATAGAGCGTCTGCTACTGATGCATGCCAACCAGAtgtacacacaccacactgagGACCGGAACATCGGCCTGACTGAAGGAGAACAGGGAGCTCACAGCATACAGAAAGGAAGCGTGAAGCTACTGAATGATATTTATCCTTGACACGAGATGAGGGAATTTTGGTTATTGGCCACACACTAAAAGGAGTAACCAGccaattacaaaaacattttcagtcaATTTCAATTTACCATTTGTATGCTATTTGTCCAACTTGTATCATAAAGGTTAATATAAGGGAACTAAGGCTTTATCGTCTTCATTAAATCTTGATTTCTGTGATTTCTGTTGCCATGCTGTCAGGTCTGGGGATGTCACAGTCTGTTGGCCACATTGACTTCTACCCCAATGGAGGAGAACTGATGCCTGGCTGCTCTGCCAACAAAGGCAGACCCACTGACCTGGATGCCATCTGGGAGGGTGAAATAAAtcgacacattttaatatacaAAATGGAAACACAATGATGACAATGATTTAGTATACACAATTTTAGTATAATCATATTTTTTCTGCCACCCAAACAACGATTGCAGTCCTTCACACTGTCATGTTGGCTATTTTGCTcttgttgtgtttgttaatgCTAGTTCAATAAAACCGGCAAACGCTAGAATTCGAAAAAATTATTTTACCATTTATCAAGAGCGTTATGAATTGAAATGATCACTTGAATGATGAAGGGTCCAGTAGCGATTCACTACCGAAAGGAGTTGTAACACCTCGCTGGGAAAAGGAAAACTGGGGCGCGGGGGGGGAGCTCCCTGGCGAGCCTCTGGTAGCTGGGCCAGGTGGCCTGGCTGGGCACAGCACGAAAAATACCCATACTCACAACCCTACCAGCTGAGCACCGCTGTGTTGGAATTCATCCCAGGGAACAAGAGGGTGGCCTCTATGCAACTGCAAATTGTTTGTACTTATGCACAGTGAGAGTGCCCGGCCTTCTTGGAGGCTCTGGGAGGCATCATAGAAAGGATACTGATGGGGGACTTGGAGAAACCTGGAGGTAGGGGATTTGAAGGAACGGCCTGTTTGAtctggacttctgtgctagtcatggattGACTATTACAAACATCATATTGGAGCGGCTGGTTCATAATTGTACTTGGTACAAGAACACCCTAGGCCAAAAATCACTTTGTGCTCGTATCATTAGATCTGCGGCCACATgtgaagagaggagcagagctgTTAACCGATCACCACCTGATGATGAGTTAGATCAGATGGTGGGGAGGCAGACCTGGTAAACACTAATGTTTAGTgagggtgaactgggaacatctgtCTGAGGCCCCTCTCCAGAAAGTCTGGAAAGTTTTGACTCTCaaacaatgcatgctgggaggtCTTCGATTATGCTTTAGAAACATGCTTAAATGAGTTTAGTAAACTcatcaatacatttttcaagTCTTATCCGGTGTCTTCAGCAGGCTACGCAGGGCATtccagatctctctctctctccctcgcttcCCCTGGGGAAGCGACTCACTCCCAACCCTGAGCGAGCCAGAGAGACCCCTGGATCAACCAAGCCAGAAAGGCCTCTTTCTTCAGCTTGAAGGGCTCCTTCACCGCTGGCCATTTCGGATTCCATGTCCCCAGCCTCCCCCACAGGAGGCACAAAAAGTTCTTCTGGAGGTGGAAGCTAAAGacctcccagcatgcattgtttGAGAGTCAAAACTTTCCAGAGACCCTTCTGTTTGGTACTTTGAAGAAAACCCATGAGATGGAGACAATACTAACCATGATGAAGGTTAATAttgaattcaaacaaacaattgattatttcattaaaactgaaaaatttcaaatgaaaatcagTTCTGACTATAacctacagtatgtacatgGACATGAGTaactaaataaacaataataataaataatagtttaaaaaactgaacattagCACCTTTATATAGGAAGGATTTATTGTAGGctttttcaataaaatacaacacaataactCATGCATCCTATTTTCTCAACCATGCAACTTACAATACAGAGCCCCTTGTGGTTGTCCCAATGGAAAAATTATAAAGAAACCCCAGGCAGAGTTATTCCTGCTGGACCTATCTGAGCAAATATTTTCTAATATGGATGACGATGGCCTTCTCTTGAAATGTGCCGCTGAGTCGCAAGGCTCAAGTAGCAGCATTGGTGCCATGCCTGagtctggagggggggggggggtgtgttgGCACAGCTGAATCTGCCACTTTTGATCCTATAGATATGATAGGGAGAGTCGGAGCCAGGGCTGCATAGCTGGAGGTCTTGGAGCGCCTGGTGTTTGCCTTGTActggaagagaaaaacaacagaagcTATgacctctgtctctgcctgtcacACATTCTTTCTCTGAGATTCTccttattattgttttactttcaaaACTGTTACTTCTTCCTAAACTTATTTCCAGTGCCGATTACATTCAAAATCATAGCAGGTGATGTCattatattttaaagtaattctCTCTCTGAGTTGACAGCTTCTCAGTCTTCTAAACACCCAAATCTTTCTCGTGCTCAGCAAAGCATAACAACCATGGTCAGAGGGTCATGAGTTCATATGTACCTATACAAAATTCAAGACTCAATTGTATATTTACATCTCTTTATTCCTCATTACCTTACTCtcttttcaatacattttttgCCAGGTACCAGGAGATTTGATGCCTGCAACCATGTGCGATCCTACGAGTACTACAGCGAGAGCATGGTTAAATCCCAAGGCTTTGTAGGATTCCCCTGCCCCAACAAGGACAGTTTTGCTGCTGTAAGTCTTTGATACAACTAAGAGTATTACAGTTCCACTAGTGCCTGTCCAAGAGGGTTGTTTTATGCAAGCTTTACATATAGAGACATTAGTAAATTTCCCATTCTACAGATTTAAATATCTTCTTTTAGCCATGAAGTCTTTTTTAATAACCGAGTTCCCCGCAGACCTGGAAGTACTTAAGTTGAGGCCCTGATAGTACCAGGTAGAATTCTCAAAATGCTAAGCTTCAATTTTTCCTTTCCTACGCCCTTTAGCCTAAATAACCTCACTGTAATAAGGAACAGAGAGACTGTCCTCCGTACAGGGCAATCTGAGCACCATCACTGTAACAGAGTTGGGTGCAGATGTGTTTACTCGTTATTTACTCTTTCAATATatagcagtaataataataataataatacaatacttCATGCAATAATAgtactatatacacatatactacaCAGTAACAATATCATGTTTCCTTTGTGATTAACCACTCCAGCAGAGTGCCCATAACTCCCAGTATGTGTCATATTATACAGTACAGGTTTCTTgtattggtttcatctggtttatgTATCACTCTTACTGTGAAATTTGATTGGTGCGAACAAAAGGCAACACATTGTATAGTTGTCCGTACAAGCAGCTTTTTACGACCCATATTAACTTTTATTGTGACAGGAACAAAGGAGGAAGTTAgatgacgtagtataaagagcaaCACCATCCACATAGGGAGTAGGTTGgggaggatggatggatcaaACAAACGCAGGACTTTCACTCAGGAGGCCTCTGTTTGGGTCCTGTGTTGAGCAGAACTtaatgttgacttattttattttttacataacgTAATTAACTTACCAAGTGGTTTGGTTTCAGTTCACCTTGTTACCCACATGTTTAAAACGGCGACCGTTCAACATCGTGCGCCTACGGTACGGTCATATGTCATTTTGGGAGTTATGGGCAAACAACCTTTTCTGTCGTTTAGGTATGAGCACGTGCACACAAGACCATCCTTAATACTACAGTCATGTTCAATTTCTTAGTATTCTGGTTCCCTATTAATTTCTCTTTTACATTTTGTCATGACTTTAACCATGGAGGAAGAAGCATTATATACAcaaaatattttacttaagtaaaagtagcagtaccaaaatgtaaaaatactttacAATTAAAAGacttgcattcaaaatgttacttctCATAAGTAtggaagtattatcagcaaaatataCATAACTCTCGAATGTAATTGTGCATATTTTCCCCTTTCAGATTGTGAACTTATTATATATAGCCTACAGTATAGCCATCTTGTATTGTTATTACAGATACATTGACACATAAGTAgctttgtaaaactgtaactgGTTAAGGTGGAACTAACTTGATTTCAGTCTAGGCCTGTAACAATGCATCAAATTGTAGATTGATGTTTTCTATGTACACTCTTTATCTGCCATGTAACTAGTAACTTTATCTAACTTCttctgtcagataaatgttgttttgcaaaaagtacaatatatccTTCTAAAATGTAGTGGTGCCTACATACTGCACCTCATGACTCGCGTTAGGCTAGGAAAAGTGGTGAGTAGAGGCAAAGGACATCATTTTGTACCATTCAGATCTAGCCTTAGAACGTGGTCAGACCAGAAAGTGGCACAAGGAAATTAATTTGTGTGTCCTTGTGAAATAGCTGGTGCATGAAGCATGGTGAAGAAGTGACTATATACAATCTAACCTCGTTtagaccctgtcacacatctccgtatggcagaaacgtatgctggcatatatgaacatttgtcagagtccaaatacgtccaattTTTCattcggaaaagtgaacgtatacagatacacatgtctaacctattgatagagtatcacttacttatacaaaacgaatgcgtaacgtatacaaaaatatggctgagaggctgcgacatgagtacattctgttctccagcatcagcgtgacgtgaaccaaatggcacttttccagctccgttggccagacgctctgatacgttttaaataagtaagtgatacgctatcaataggttatcaatacgtataataatttgttatgtatacgtcagctacaacaccgctgtataaaagttggacgtatttggactctgacaaatcttgagctacttttcatatacgtcggcatatgtttctgccatacggaactgtgtgacagggccgtatgtctggcgtgttcggcgtatcatctgcgtcctacaaatgatcacaacttacccttaatttatatcaacgtattgccgatattttgtatacgccagcatacatgtgtgtgacagggcctttacatgCTAGCACTAGCCGGTCACAATAGCAAGCCAAGTTAGCTTCCTTGCTATCTGGCTTGGTCGGTTAGTCCCATCTCATTACAGACATCAAACCTCATGCCACATCATACTGCAACAGAACAGGATAATAACAAATTGGATTGTGCACCACGGCTAATATTAAAGCTTTCATTTGGAAATCTCTGGTTCAAAGGTCAGCACTGTCAAGATGGTTTACAATTTCTCAAAAGCATGTGAAAGTTCAGATCTATGGGAAAGATCTGACCTGATGTACTTCACCTCCACGAGTGAATCCACTAATTGCTGCAATTCCACTGAAATGATTGATCTGTTATTGTTATAAATGCTAGTATAGATTTGTGCCACTAGTGACCATACACAATTCCTGTTAATTTGGTTAATTTGGGTCAATGGATTCAAACAGTTTGTGTAGAACAGGACATTTGTCTGTGTTACAGTTGCAAGTAAGTTGTATGAAAAGTTAGCCGGATTTGTACATAAGAATAGTGTCTAGAGCAGCTTTTATGATCCTATCAAAGCTTCTGGTGGTACAGGCCATAGAAGAGGGAGCTGGGAGGCATCTTATGTCCTCAATTCAAAAAGTGACTGAGAAGGAGAAGGGGCCCATATCTCTACCATCCCAGCATGTGTATGGGACGCCACCTGTTGCTGTATGACACTGATATGGCTGTGAACCATTTCTTTGGTTTTAGAAGTTGATTCGGCAAGATTGGATTTTTGTTGCAGCTGAGGGGGCGATATAAATGGACTTCCCTCATGTCTTCCATGGGGAGGGTTTGTATCTGCAGCTGTTGGTGTTAATGACAGTTTATCCCTGCTTTGGACACATGTCCCGATCAAAGGAGGCTGGGGGAGTGCCGAGCATGACCTCATATGACTATGTCCCTGTTGAGAGATGACAGCACCTCCTTGTCGTTCACCTCGTAAACGCTCTCCTGTCTGGTGTTGTTCCTGCAGCCATAGCTGACAGCCACAAAGTCCGCCTGTTCCCGCAGAGTAACTCTTTTTGGGTTGTCACTTTTCCCTGACTATTCATTGACAAGAAAAGACTCATACACTCCATCATGGGATGAGCTCATTCTTCACACCTCACCATGTTCTTGTCTTCACAGGGAAAGTGTTTCCCATGTGAAGACAACACGTGTCCTCTGATGGGCTCCCATGCTGACAGGTTCACTGTGACTGATGGCATTTCAAAGACCAAGTACTTCCTCAACACAGGCAGTTCAGAGCCCTTCGGTCGTAAGTACCATGCCCTTCCTTGTAAGTGTGACTTACACATAGGTTGTAAGAACTCACTGTTTAGATTGTATGTAAGGAACCactgacacattttcataaGATAGCTTTCCACAGAAAAATTGGTATCTCCAGTTTTGGtatttttttatactttcaACTAAGTTGAAGGATAATAAACAAAGTGTTCTATGGGCTAGTACCATTTATCACTCCAGTAGGCTTAACAAATCctttttcatcacattttgGCAGAGTGAAAATGCATTGTCCTCCATGAAACAAAACCATTAATCTAACGCCCTGAAAGGTTTACACATCggagcagtgcagctgctgAACATGTGGTTAAATTGTCTTGTAGACtaactttaattaaaagatTCTGGAGTAGGAATCTGTTGTTTTGTAACTTTTTCTGAAAAACAGTTTCCAAGgtattcaaatattaaatgaatcTTCCCAGTAGGAACAGACTGTATGAGCTATCAGTAAGGCCTCTGCTCTGTAAactgaaatgataaatgattctatttatttttgttttggatcACCATTTCTGACACCTGGTAATAGGTGCACACATCAGCTGTCTGTATCCACTGTTTTTACTTTCCATTTCCAGTTAGTTAGGATAGCTGAAAGCAACtgattgaaatgaaaaataacaccTATCTCACCATAGCaccaaaactaaaataaaacaggaaacagaaaccaagatcataacactAAACTTTGTCACACAACACTCAAGTGAGTTTGGAAAAGTGTTGTAATATCCAATAGCTGTTTGTACCAGTGCAGACACGGTGCATACTATATACCATCTAACTTGAGCAACTTAAgtagaaaataattgtttgttcaTATGAAGAtatcttctctctgtgttttttgaAAAGGATGCATGTATCACGAATGACATTATGCCAGAGCTATGGTGAAATAATGTGACGATGTCTTTTCATTTCTAGGTTACAGCTACAGAGTGATGGTGACCCTGGATGGTCCCAGCTGGCCTAACCCAGGCTTCATGTATGTGGCACTCTCTGGAAACAAGGAAAGCACCAAGGAGCACAAGCTTTATGTGTAAGAACATTATAACATTGTTCTGTGGAACACACTAAGGGGTTTTAGTGCATGGGACATCCCTGATGGTGGTAAAGTGGACCTGCCTCGTTCGTCTGGGAtgttgtgcttctgtttgttgaaCAGGCCTGGGAGCTTGAACAGCTGTAGCTTCTCTTATCTGACCACGTGACTCCATGCTTCCAAAATGACATCTGGTCAGTTAAAGATCATCACTGATTGTGTCATTTTACAGCTCAGCCACTGGAGTACCTTTCACCTCTTTCACAGTATCTCTGCTTGGCAAGAGCAGAGGCAGTGGatatgacttttcttttttcaattggCAACACACATTTCTCTATACTTTTTAAACACTGTTCAGACAGCTCTCTTTATCAAAATGCAGCTCAGCACAAAAGTTATCCTCTCATCCATAATACACTAcagcaaacaaaacacttgATATGCATGTAAGGATCAGCTCTTGGTCCAGAACACTGACAACGTCTACCTACCAACAGAAACACTTTTACGCTCAGAACTCAAACCTCCGCGTCTGAAAAGTGAATCCAATGCTGAAGTGCCTTAAAGCTGCTTTATCTCCTTgagccagcagggggagactctgCTGGTTGCACAGTAGTCtgtttgtatagaagtctatgagaaaatgaccctgaCTTGATTTATTccttcagtaaacattttcttaatggatttatgttctcaatcttcAAGTTTTCTTCAACACAACATGaagttaatttaataaattatgGTGATAAAGATGATAAAGCAGGGGCtgccttgtgattgacaggtcactaacACAGTGTTGTCCAGTTTGGGTTTTGTCCAGgttttcgtcttagaactttaactctttcacagtttgtgtctTCAAAGTTCAGTAACTTTcatgaataattaatattatgGTCGCCTAAAAATATATCTTAGTCAGCGTtcagttgtacttagctccaccctctcatgtcacttctgtttcctaaaaaccaagatggcaatgagaaacttgaggcttcaaaactatagtccacaaaccaatgggtgacgtcatgTTGACTATGTCCACTTTTTTTATACAAATCTCTATACTACTACGCTCAGAACACAATGACTTTGCCCAATTAAGAAGGACTCTTCTTTATTGCATGGCTTGTGCTGCCTTATAGTATGTCGCAGAAATGAATCAGTAATGCTCTGATATGCTTCAATAGGCTTTTTGTATATAATAATTCCAATTGCACAAAATGTAACTAAATTAATTCCATTGATGCAATACAAAACTATGCATATTCACTATACCTTCGTGTATAGAACAACTGATATAGCAAGACTGTCACCTTATGTCCTCTCCTGCAACACACCTGCATGCCTGATCCTGCCTGGCAATCTTCTGCAGATACACATCCAGAAAGGGACATCTGATCATGTGGACGTTGGTCCTAAGTTTACTACCTCCATGAGGAAAACAATGTATCTGTGTAGttgaggaggagagagtaaGGTGGAAGGGCTGTAAACCCCTCTGTGACTGGGAGAGACTGGtgaaacagaaatacagtatGCAGCACATTTGTTTAAAGGCTTCCTCCTGATTGACCACATGTagattttacaaaatgaaatggACACCTTTTGCCTGAAGAAATGACGGCTGACCACACTAAGATGGCACTGGCCATGTAATGTGGAGGAGGGAGCAGCTGATTGACAAAGCACTCTGATGTGATGGCTTGCTTCTTAAGGTCACATATAACTGAATAATCTCAACTTTAAAAGAAATTGAAAACTCCATATCCAGTTCCGTAACGTGCCTTTTGCCTTGTGGCCTTTTGTTCACACCGATCAAATTTCACAGTAAGAGTGATACacaaaccagatgaaaccaataaaaaatatataatatgagaCTGAATTTGGTCTGCTGAAGTGGCTGATCACAAAGGAAAAGTTGCATTGTTactgtatagtgtgtgtgtatatggtaACTGAAGTATGAAGTATTATATTACTGCAACATATTGAATGTGTATGTAACGAGTGAACAATAGTGATGGTGCTCAAAGTGTCCTTTCAAAGCCTTCCCAGGAGAAAGATTTTTGAAGTGTGTTTTGATTGTGATCTGTTGTGACATTTCTTTAGGGGTGTAATGAAGCCTGGAAGGACCTATGAGGCGCTGATCGACGCTGAGGTGGACGTGGGTGATGTGACAGAGGTGATGTTTCGGTGGAACAACCACATCTTTAACCCCCTAAAACCCAAGTATGGTGCATCCGATGTGGGgctgcagagaggaaaagacaaGATGATGTAAGTTTCTGTAAACATTACTTTCAGGCAGCACTCACTCTTTAATGTGAGATGAGAACGAGTGAAAATCAAGCAAACCTACACAATAATATCTTGTTGAGGATCGGCCATACTCACCAAGACAATTTGTGGATATAAGGAGATAGTTATATAGGCTGTATCTAATACAATGattacaattatatataatgtgttcCTGATTACATCTCTGCTACTCTGATGAAGTGTTAGGTCCAAAATAATTCCCAGGGCGCGGTGAGGTTTTCAAAATCAGGTGGCCCTCTTTCAGCAAAATAAGTAATAGAATAACTGCTCTTGGCATGTGGTCTGCTTATGTTGATTATAATAtgttgattttatatatatatatatatatatatatatatatatatatatatatatatatatatatatatatatatatatatatatatatatatatatatatatatataatttctcaGTAGAGATGTAATGGTAAAGGtagggttttttatttttatatttatttgatgtttcCAATGAAAATACAGTGACAATTAGGTCAATTCTGGATGCTGCTGATAAATGATACTGGTATTAATAAGTCAACAAAGGCGGTGAAATTTAAAGTGTACAGAAAATAATCTGAAGCTTTATTTAGGTCAGCAGTTGTTTATAGAACATCACAAAAATCCATCAACCACTCCAACACAagccagcattcacccattcccacacacactcacacactgggggcagaggctgccatacaaggtgccacctgctcatcaggagagataaacattcacacacacactcacacactgggGGCACAgagggagcaatttggggttcagaaTCAAACCATGGAGCCTGTGATTAGTGGACGACCGCTCTACTTCCTGAGCCACAGCTCATTAGACTCCCCATTAACTGCAGGGGAGAAGTTCACATTGGATTACACTGATTTGGATTAGTGTTGCGTTAGAACTGCCAGCACAAATCACAGATGAACATCCATTGTATTTATCCATGTTTCTTTTACATCTGGGGTCTCTGATATCCCAAACagtcattgttgttgttaagTATAAAGTCTAAAATCAGGAAAAGTCATGAAGTGTTAAGAACATGAaggttaaatatgtttttcgGGGCCTTGGTCTGCAGGACCACAAACAGAACATCAGAGTTTATAAGAAGTGATGATCAGAGTTTAGCTGTGAGTCGGCTGTGTGGAGCAGTTCCCTGCTGTACTACAGCACATGTCATGGACTGGCTTtagccactagagggcagcatGAGACTGCCCTTAGTGCTCGCTagtggtggtggggggaggggttatttttatcattcaaatgataaataacaatatagTGATGGGGAAAATATTTCACTCGTGCTGGAGCCAAAATTGATATAactgtacaaaaacaattacattttgattccagatttatttattatttttggaatTATTTATGTCAATGCATTTTGGCTTTTTTTGGCCCACACAGATTTCCAACAATCACTACATACTAGGATTTATTCTCCAGTAATAATTTAAATGAGTTATAGGAGACTCTGCTGTTTAGACACATAGTAGATTAAAATTGATACTTAACCCAAAATATCCATCCACattgtcttttataatgtttcactcagtctctttctctttcttctcctcttcttcattcACAGCGTCTTCTTTTGCGGAACAGAGAACGTGAAAGAGAATGTGATTCAGCATGTGCTTCCATGCCGAGTTTAACCAGCCACAATCACCATGTTACTCAGGGTCTTTCAATAAAGATTTTGCATTCAGACCTCTTCAGATCTCTCATTGCATCCTTTGTGCTGTTGTGCACGATGTAATAGTGTTCTGTAAAGATCAGACACTAAAGCGAACGCGGAAAAATGGCAGAGGAAGGTGCAGATCttaaataaagagaataaaatagaaacagaaaagcaggtGGTGATGAACTGATGTGAAACCCAAACTGGACTATCTTTCCTACAGCATGTTTGTATTGACATAAGAGGTTAGGTATTatagaaaaaggaaacatttaaagtCACAAGTTCTGACCTTTATGCAGATAATATACTGTCTATGAAGTGCAGGGTATAAGGTGGCTCTTTCCCTCCATCAGCACCAACACGTGAGTGAGATGCCAAGATGGACAAAAGTC includes the following:
- the LOC115020198 gene encoding inactive pancreatic lipase-related protein 1-like, translating into MLHMWSLLCFLIGTSYAAEVCFNELGCFDDLDPWGGTAQRPASILPWHPDDIGTRFLLFTQRNRYYQEIKTDKNIESSNYSGLRKTRFIIPGYLKKDDEDWPQEMCKVMLKWENVNCIAVEWKKGVKTQYAQAANNARVVSAQVASMITFLMGNYKQQANKFHIIGHSLGAHAAGDAGSRIPGLARITGLDPAEPYFQDTHATVRLDTSDAAFVDVIHTDGLPFNSKLGLGMSQSVGHIDFYPNGGELMPGCSANKGRPTDLDAIWEGTRRFDACNHVRSYEYYSESMVKSQGFVGFPCPNKDSFAAGKCFPCEDNTCPLMGSHADRFTVTDGISKTKYFLNTGSSEPFGRYSYRVMVTLDGPSWPNPGFMYVALSGNKESTKEHKLYVGVMKPGRTYEALIDAEVDVGDVTEVMFRWNNHIFNPLKPKYGASDVGLQRGKDKMIVFFCGTENVKENVIQHVLPCRV